One Ricinus communis isolate WT05 ecotype wild-type chromosome 7, ASM1957865v1, whole genome shotgun sequence genomic region harbors:
- the LOC8268241 gene encoding growth hormone-regulated TBC protein 1-A, which translates to MYKTHTKREVSLDFQPQIPILRPSIHSRRANLTVKFQDLYGFTVEGNVDDVNILNEVREKVRQQGRVWWALEASKGANWYLQPQVTSIAEGIALKSSLKLSTLANAITLKRLIRKGIPPVLRPKVWFSLSGAAKKKSTVPESYYNDLTKAVEGKITAATKQIDHDLPRTFPGHPWLDTPEGHAALRRVLVGYSFRDSDVGYCQGLNYVAALLLLVMKTEEDAFWMLAVLLENVLVNDCYTNNLSGCHVEQRVFKDLLPKQCPRIAVHLEELEFDVSLVATEWFLCLFSKSLPSETTLRVWDVLFFEGAKVLFHVALAIFKMKEEELLLTHHVGDVINILQKTTHHLFDPDELLTVAFDKVGSMTTNTISKQRKKQEPAVMAELDQRLRRLNSIKMDDK; encoded by the exons ATGTATAAAACACATACCAAAAGAGAAGTGTCTTTAGATTTTCAGCCTCAAATTCCAATTTTGAGGCCAAGCATCCATTCAAGAAGGGCAAATTTAACAGTGAAATTTCAAGACCTTTATGGATTTACTGTGGAAGGCAATGTGGATGATGTCAATATATTGAATGAGGTTAGGGAGAAGGTTAGACAACAAGGGAGGGTCTGGTGGGCATTAGAGGCTAGCAAAGGTGCTAATTGGTATTTGCAACCACAAGTTACTTCTATAGCTGAAGGGATTGCCTTGAAATCCTCTCTTAAATTGTCTACTTTAGCTAATGCAATCACTTTGAAGAGGCTTATAAGGAAAGGTATACCTCCTGTTCTGAGGCCTAAGGTCTGGTTTTCTCTCTCTGGAGCTGCAAAGAAGAAGTCTACTGTGCCTGAGAGCTACTATAATGATTTAACCAAGGCTGTTGAAGGAAAGATTACAGCAGCTACGAAGCAAATTGATCAC GATCTGCCACGGACCTTTCCTGGTCACCCATGGTTGGACACACCAGAGGGTCATGCTGCTCTCCGACGTGTTCTTGTTGGGTATTCTTTCCGTGATTCTGATGTGGGCTATTGCCAG GGGTTAAATTATGTTGCAGCTCTACTGTTGCTTGTGATGAAAACAGAGGAAGATGCTTTCTGGATGCTTGCCGTCCTCCTAGAAAATGTCTTAGTTAATGACTGCTACACAAATAACTTGTCTGGATGCCATGTAGAACAAAGGGTTTTCAAAGATTTGCTTCCTAAGCAGTGCCCAAG GATAGCTGTGCATTTGGAGGAATTGGAGTTTGATGTGTCCCTTGTTGCGACCGAGTGGTTCCTATGCCTATTCTCAAAGAGCTTGCCTTCAGAG ACAACTTTGCGAGTCTGGGATGTCCTTTTCTTTGAGGGGGCAAAGGTTCTGTTCCATGTAGCTTTGGCTATATTTAAG ATGAAGGAAGAAGAGCTGCTTCTAACTCATCATGTTGGTGATGTTATTAACATATTACAGAAAACAACTCATCACCTCTTTGATCCAGACGAACTATTGACG GTGGCATTTGATAAAGTAGGCTCAATGACAACAAACACTATATCAAAGCAAAGGAAAAAGCAGGAACCAGCAGTAATGGCAGAACTTGATCAAAGATTGAGAAGACTAAACTCAATCAAAATGGATGACAAATAG